A genomic window from Sanguibacter antarcticus includes:
- a CDS encoding 5-formyltetrahydrofolate cyclo-ligase, whose translation MSGPLQPYPVHDPLDAEEAKIALRQAIRGARETRSERRRTEAARMFADVVLTIPEVLDAHCVGLYASRPYEPGTTPLMEELQALGKRILLPVLGAGLQRNWAEYAGPDDLLQRAPGRPPEPSTPSLGPEALELADVIIAPALAVDSSGNRLGQGGGWYDRALAHARPDVKIIALVFPEEIYDVTSRPLPQEDHDRPVHGLATPHEWYLLTA comes from the coding sequence ATGAGCGGTCCACTACAGCCTTACCCGGTCCACGATCCCCTCGACGCAGAGGAGGCGAAGATCGCTCTTCGTCAAGCGATCCGCGGCGCACGGGAGACCCGGAGCGAGCGACGCAGGACCGAGGCGGCGCGGATGTTCGCCGACGTGGTGCTCACCATCCCCGAGGTTCTCGACGCGCACTGCGTCGGCCTCTACGCCTCGCGGCCCTACGAGCCCGGCACGACGCCCCTCATGGAGGAGCTCCAGGCGCTCGGCAAGCGCATCCTCCTCCCGGTCCTCGGCGCCGGCCTGCAGCGCAACTGGGCCGAGTACGCCGGCCCGGACGACCTGCTGCAGCGTGCCCCGGGACGGCCTCCCGAGCCCAGCACCCCGTCGCTCGGCCCCGAGGCGCTCGAGCTCGCCGACGTGATCATCGCACCCGCGCTGGCCGTCGACTCGTCAGGGAACCGGCTCGGACAGGGCGGCGGCTGGTACGACCGCGCGCTCGCCCACGCCCGTCCGGACGTCAAGATCATCGCGCTCGTCTTCCCCGAGGAGATCTACGACGTGACGAGCCGGCCGCTCCCGCAAGAAGACCACGACCGGCCGGTCCACGGCCTGGCCACCCCGCACGAGTGGTACCTGCTCACGGCGTGA
- a CDS encoding penicillin acylase family protein — protein sequence MSRRHIILRRSLAGVAALVVLVLVMAVVAVVVITRQPLPSTSGEVSVPGLGADVRVVRDEEGIPHIYASTSADLFMAQGYVQAQDRFFEMDYRRHVTSGRLSELVGDNPDAIEADKVIRTLGWREVAEAEWELIDAQTRAYLTAYAAGVNAYLDGRSPSSIAVEYTVLGTQVTVEAPEPWDPVDSLAWLKAMAWDLRGNYDAELGRAQAYASIGDVGRVNQLFPAYPQDINPPILDEPTAGANKAAVEAAAAAEAQRVADEAAAAAAAETSSYGTRTIASTATPTAGQDADTVTATSSSVTAPESFDLTEAAFSEAVDSAAAAIDAVPVLVGDGEGIGSNSWVVSGALTDTGSPLLANDPHLALGAPSIWSQVGLHCNEITAQCPFEVSGFSFAGFPGVVVGHNSSLAWGITNLGADVTDFFLERTTGDTYERDGEQVPFTTRTETIKVNGGEDIQLEVRSTVHGPLISDVLSVSGVDRTPVEAPLTDSISQAFSAETETTFEVALGWTALEPGHTAEAIFAMDLAKTPEDIRAAAEKFEVPAQNITFATVDGHIGYQAPGKIPVRAAVAGPVPSDGTWPRPGWDSRYDWQGYVDSASMPSVLDPAEGFIVAANQAVGPSGAGPYLSNDWDYGYRSERIREMLQQDIDRNRKISSATMARIQSDTYNPYAEMLVPTLLEQDIENTFDGDGQDLLVDWDYQQTADSAAAAYFSAVWVEVLALTFDDELPDEASPTGGSRWLEVVRTQLADPTSTWWDDRSTVNVVETRDEVLTQALVKARESLTMSLGRTADEWQWGKLHQLKLEHPVLGGDSVPALVHRIVNPSPVEMGGGSSIVNATGWDASSGSYDVTTGPSMRMVVDLADFDQSTWVVVTGASGHPGSAHYDDQLETWAAGESYSWPFTASAVSAVSEDVLTLKP from the coding sequence GTGTCCCGTCGCCATATCATCCTGCGCCGCTCTCTCGCCGGGGTCGCGGCCCTCGTCGTCCTCGTCCTGGTCATGGCGGTCGTCGCCGTCGTCGTGATCACCCGACAGCCCCTGCCCAGCACCAGCGGAGAAGTCTCTGTGCCCGGCCTCGGCGCGGACGTCCGCGTCGTGCGCGACGAGGAGGGGATCCCGCACATCTACGCTTCGACGTCGGCCGATCTCTTCATGGCCCAGGGCTACGTCCAGGCGCAGGACCGGTTCTTCGAGATGGACTACCGGCGCCACGTGACCTCCGGACGGCTCTCCGAGCTCGTCGGCGACAACCCCGACGCCATCGAGGCCGACAAGGTGATCCGGACGCTCGGCTGGCGCGAGGTCGCGGAAGCCGAGTGGGAGCTCATCGACGCCCAGACCCGCGCCTACCTCACGGCGTACGCCGCCGGCGTGAACGCTTATCTCGACGGTCGGAGCCCCTCCTCGATCGCCGTCGAGTACACCGTCCTCGGTACCCAGGTCACGGTCGAGGCCCCCGAGCCGTGGGACCCGGTGGACTCGCTCGCCTGGCTCAAGGCGATGGCGTGGGACCTCCGCGGCAACTACGACGCCGAGCTCGGCCGTGCGCAGGCGTACGCGAGCATCGGCGACGTCGGACGCGTCAACCAGCTCTTCCCTGCCTACCCGCAGGACATCAACCCGCCGATCCTCGACGAGCCGACAGCGGGGGCGAACAAGGCCGCAGTGGAGGCCGCCGCAGCGGCAGAGGCCCAGAGGGTCGCCGACGAGGCCGCAGCCGCTGCAGCAGCCGAGACGTCGTCGTACGGCACGCGCACGATCGCGTCGACAGCGACGCCAACGGCGGGCCAGGACGCAGACACCGTGACGGCGACGAGCTCCTCGGTGACCGCTCCCGAGTCGTTCGACCTCACCGAGGCCGCATTCAGCGAGGCGGTTGACTCAGCCGCTGCGGCCATCGACGCGGTCCCCGTGCTCGTCGGTGACGGCGAGGGGATCGGATCGAACTCCTGGGTGGTCTCGGGTGCGCTCACGGACACCGGGAGCCCTCTCCTCGCGAACGACCCGCACCTCGCGCTCGGCGCCCCGAGCATCTGGTCCCAGGTCGGGCTCCACTGCAACGAGATCACCGCGCAGTGCCCGTTCGAGGTGAGCGGCTTCTCGTTCGCCGGGTTCCCCGGCGTCGTCGTCGGCCACAACTCCTCGCTCGCCTGGGGCATCACCAACCTCGGTGCAGACGTCACGGACTTCTTCCTCGAGCGGACCACAGGCGACACCTACGAGCGCGACGGCGAACAGGTCCCCTTCACGACGCGCACGGAGACGATCAAGGTCAACGGCGGCGAGGACATCCAGCTCGAGGTGCGCTCGACGGTGCACGGACCGCTGATCTCGGACGTCCTGTCCGTCAGCGGTGTCGACCGGACACCCGTCGAGGCGCCGCTCACCGACAGCATCAGCCAGGCGTTCTCGGCGGAGACAGAGACGACCTTCGAGGTCGCGCTCGGCTGGACGGCTCTCGAGCCCGGGCACACCGCCGAGGCGATCTTCGCGATGGACCTCGCGAAGACCCCGGAGGACATCCGTGCGGCGGCCGAGAAGTTCGAGGTCCCGGCGCAGAACATCACCTTCGCGACCGTCGACGGTCACATCGGGTACCAGGCGCCCGGAAAGATCCCGGTACGAGCCGCGGTCGCCGGCCCGGTCCCGTCCGACGGCACGTGGCCGCGACCCGGCTGGGACAGCCGCTACGACTGGCAGGGATACGTCGACTCCGCCTCCATGCCGTCGGTCCTCGACCCGGCCGAAGGCTTCATCGTCGCCGCCAACCAGGCGGTCGGTCCCTCCGGCGCTGGTCCGTACCTCTCCAACGACTGGGACTACGGGTACCGCTCCGAGCGCATCCGCGAGATGCTCCAGCAAGACATCGACCGCAACCGCAAGATCAGCTCCGCCACGATGGCCCGGATCCAGTCCGACACGTACAACCCGTACGCCGAGATGCTCGTGCCCACGCTCCTGGAGCAGGACATCGAGAACACGTTCGACGGTGACGGCCAGGACCTGCTCGTCGACTGGGACTACCAGCAGACGGCGGACTCGGCTGCCGCGGCCTACTTCTCGGCCGTCTGGGTCGAGGTCCTCGCCCTGACGTTCGACGACGAGCTCCCGGACGAGGCGTCTCCCACGGGTGGCAGCCGCTGGCTCGAGGTCGTCCGGACCCAGCTCGCAGACCCGACGAGCACCTGGTGGGACGACCGGTCGACCGTCAACGTCGTCGAGACCCGCGACGAGGTGCTCACACAGGCGCTCGTCAAGGCGCGCGAGTCGTTGACGATGTCCCTGGGGCGTACGGCCGACGAGTGGCAGTGGGGCAAGCTGCACCAGCTCAAGCTCGAGCACCCGGTGCTCGGCGGCGACTCTGTGCCGGCCCTCGTGCACCGCATCGTCAACCCGTCGCCTGTCGAGATGGGCGGTGGCTCGTCCATCGTCAACGCGACCGGGTGGGACGCGTCCTCCGGGTCCTACGACGTGACGACGGGACCGTCGATGCGCATGGTCGTCGACCTCGCCGACTTCGACCAGTCGACCTGGGTCGTCGTCACGGGGGCGTCAGGACACCCGGGGAGCGCCCACTACGACGACCAGCTGGAGACCTGGGCTGCAGGGGAGTCTTACTCCTGGCCGTTCACCGCGTCGGCGGTCTCGGCCGTCAGCGAGGACGTGCTCACGCTCAAGCCGTGA
- a CDS encoding dolichyl-phosphate-mannose--protein mannosyltransferase, with protein sequence MADVSATNATPTDVTADSGDSDDPPVVSTHERLLGALFTPRALALGSTSRDRFWSWAGPGLVALLAAILRLVNLGFPSTLVFDETYYVKGAYSLLTLGYEADWPEGSDFAFENGDQSGHLTAGDYVVHPPVGKWMIALGMRLAGPENAWGWRLASAVVGIVAVFLLARTARRIFGSTAIGVIVGGLFAIDGAAIVHARTGLLDSFVMFWVLVAFACIVADRSWARRRLAERAAAAIDSGAGLGRYGPTVGWRWWRLAAAVALGLACGTKWSGLYFVAVFGIMSVSWDAAARRAVGVRSWLVGTLLKDLVPAVTLVIPTTVLTYLASWSSWFAHSASYDRTWWTLNRGSYPSWMPDVLTGWGEALRSLWAYHESMWRFHTGLVKSHTYESNPWGWLLQLRPTSFYWEKSALGENGCTASECARAVTSIGNPLIWWVATVALVFAVWALLRYRDWRAAAVLSGILAGWVPWLFVAERTIFTFYSIAFAPWMYLAIGYLVVTGWERLGDAPRSRRLGLWATGALLAVFVGVSAFFYPVWTGIQVPYEFWQAHMWLGSWV encoded by the coding sequence ATGGCCGACGTGAGTGCGACGAATGCGACACCCACCGACGTCACTGCGGACTCGGGCGACAGCGACGACCCACCCGTCGTCTCGACGCACGAGCGGCTCCTCGGTGCTCTCTTCACTCCTCGCGCCCTCGCGCTGGGTTCGACCTCCCGCGACCGGTTCTGGTCCTGGGCAGGGCCGGGCCTCGTCGCGCTGCTCGCTGCGATCCTGCGCCTCGTCAACCTCGGGTTCCCGAGCACGCTCGTCTTCGACGAGACGTACTACGTCAAGGGCGCTTACTCCCTGCTCACGCTCGGCTACGAGGCCGACTGGCCGGAGGGGTCGGACTTCGCGTTCGAGAACGGCGACCAGTCGGGGCACCTCACCGCGGGCGACTATGTGGTCCACCCGCCTGTCGGCAAGTGGATGATCGCCCTCGGGATGCGGCTGGCCGGGCCGGAGAACGCGTGGGGGTGGCGCCTCGCGTCCGCGGTGGTCGGCATCGTCGCGGTCTTCCTCCTGGCTCGGACCGCGCGACGGATCTTCGGTTCCACAGCGATCGGCGTGATCGTCGGTGGGCTCTTCGCGATCGACGGTGCGGCGATCGTCCATGCACGGACAGGCTTGCTCGACAGCTTCGTCATGTTCTGGGTGCTCGTCGCCTTCGCCTGCATCGTGGCGGACCGTTCCTGGGCACGACGGCGGCTGGCCGAGCGTGCCGCAGCCGCGATCGACTCTGGCGCAGGCCTCGGACGGTACGGGCCGACCGTCGGGTGGCGCTGGTGGCGCCTCGCTGCGGCCGTCGCTCTCGGGCTCGCCTGCGGGACGAAGTGGTCAGGGCTGTACTTCGTCGCCGTCTTCGGCATCATGTCCGTCTCGTGGGACGCTGCCGCGCGACGTGCTGTCGGCGTGCGCTCGTGGCTGGTCGGGACGCTCCTCAAGGACCTGGTCCCTGCTGTCACCCTGGTCATCCCCACGACCGTGCTGACCTACCTCGCGTCGTGGTCGTCCTGGTTCGCGCACTCCGCCTCCTACGACCGCACGTGGTGGACGCTCAACCGCGGGTCGTACCCGTCGTGGATGCCAGACGTCCTCACCGGCTGGGGCGAGGCGCTCCGGTCCTTGTGGGCCTACCACGAGAGCATGTGGCGTTTCCACACCGGGCTCGTCAAGTCGCACACGTACGAGTCGAACCCGTGGGGGTGGCTCCTCCAGCTGCGGCCGACGTCCTTCTACTGGGAGAAGTCGGCGCTCGGCGAGAACGGCTGCACGGCGTCGGAGTGCGCCCGTGCTGTGACGTCCATCGGCAACCCGCTCATCTGGTGGGTCGCGACCGTCGCGCTGGTCTTCGCCGTCTGGGCGCTCCTGCGCTACCGCGACTGGCGTGCCGCTGCGGTGCTCTCGGGCATCCTGGCCGGCTGGGTCCCGTGGCTCTTCGTCGCCGAGCGCACCATCTTCACGTTCTACTCGATCGCGTTCGCCCCGTGGATGTACCTCGCGATCGGGTACCTCGTCGTCACCGGCTGGGAGCGGCTCGGCGACGCGCCGCGCAGCCGGCGCCTGGGCCTGTGGGCGACCGGCGCGCTCCTTGCGGTCTTCGTCGGCGTGAGCGCGTTCTTCTACCCCGTCTGGACGGGGATCCAGGTGCCGTACGAGTTCTGGCAGGCGCACATGTGGCTCGGCAGCTGGGTGTAG
- the mscL gene encoding large conductance mechanosensitive channel protein MscL has protein sequence MKNVIIGFKEFIMRGNVIDLAVGIVIGSAFATVVTSLVEGLLTPLIAAVFGARDLSNAMSFEINHALFSFGLVLNAVIHFLFVAAALYFFVVVPINHLQSLRKRGLVEEPEAPAEEVLLLQQIRDLLQAQKSVGGSHPTAGPSTPPAPPAPPVGY, from the coding sequence GTGAAGAACGTCATCATCGGCTTCAAAGAGTTCATCATGCGCGGCAACGTCATCGACCTCGCCGTCGGTATCGTCATCGGTAGCGCGTTCGCCACCGTCGTCACCAGCCTCGTCGAAGGTCTCCTCACCCCGCTGATCGCAGCGGTCTTCGGTGCACGGGACCTCTCCAATGCCATGAGCTTCGAGATCAACCACGCGCTCTTCAGCTTCGGTCTCGTCCTCAACGCGGTCATCCACTTCCTGTTCGTGGCCGCAGCGCTCTACTTCTTCGTCGTCGTCCCGATCAACCACCTCCAGAGCCTGCGCAAGCGTGGCCTCGTCGAGGAGCCCGAGGCACCGGCCGAGGAGGTCCTCCTCCTCCAGCAGATCCGCGATCTTCTCCAGGCACAGAAGTCCGTCGGCGGGTCGCACCCGACCGCTGGCCCCTCGACGCCGCCAGCACCGCCCGCACCCCCGGTCGGCTACTGA
- the rsmI gene encoding 16S rRNA (cytidine(1402)-2'-O)-methyltransferase gives MTGRLILAATPIGDVEDASPRLRRLLVEADVVAAEDTRRLHALVGRLELRMGGRVVSYHEHNESARAGELLDVVEQGGTVLIVTDAGMPSVSDPGYRVVAAAIERGLTVTSAPGPSAVLTALAVSGLPTDRFCFEGFPPRKAGERARAFESLADERRTMVFFESPHRIDQTLAAMAEAFGSDRPAAVCRELTKTYEEVLRGGLAELAERASGEQLRGEISIVVAGAPARESLSTGDAVAEVLARVDGGERLKEAVADVAGIAGIHKRELYAAALAAKPGRVRQP, from the coding sequence ATGACCGGCCGACTGATCCTTGCTGCAACACCTATCGGGGACGTCGAGGACGCCTCGCCGCGTCTGCGCCGTCTGCTCGTCGAGGCGGATGTCGTCGCCGCAGAAGACACCCGACGCCTGCACGCCCTCGTCGGTCGGCTCGAGCTCCGGATGGGCGGCCGCGTGGTCAGCTATCACGAGCACAACGAGTCGGCCCGGGCGGGTGAGCTGCTCGACGTCGTGGAGCAGGGCGGGACGGTCCTCATCGTCACCGACGCCGGCATGCCGAGCGTGTCCGACCCCGGCTACCGCGTCGTCGCAGCCGCGATCGAGCGCGGACTCACCGTCACGTCGGCGCCCGGCCCCAGTGCCGTGCTCACGGCGCTCGCCGTCTCAGGGCTCCCGACGGACCGGTTCTGCTTCGAGGGATTCCCGCCACGCAAGGCGGGGGAGCGGGCGCGCGCGTTCGAGTCGCTCGCGGACGAACGGCGCACGATGGTGTTCTTCGAGTCTCCGCACCGCATCGATCAGACGCTCGCCGCGATGGCGGAGGCGTTCGGCAGCGACCGGCCCGCCGCTGTCTGCCGTGAGCTGACCAAGACCTACGAGGAAGTCCTGCGGGGCGGCCTCGCCGAGCTGGCCGAGCGCGCCTCGGGGGAGCAGCTCCGTGGAGAGATCTCGATCGTCGTCGCCGGGGCTCCGGCGCGCGAGTCGCTGTCCACGGGTGACGCTGTTGCTGAGGTCCTCGCACGGGTCGACGGCGGGGAACGCCTCAAGGAGGCTGTCGCTGACGTCGCCGGGATCGCGGGGATCCACAAGCGTGAGCTCTATGCGGCGGCGCTTGCTGCGAAGCCGGGGCGGGTCCGCCAGCCCTGA
- a CDS encoding fatty acid desaturase family protein: MTASSAVMEHDGTTSPRERQVSDFAALTRTVQETGLMRRRYAYYWGRFALLVALLAASVAAMVLIGDSWWQLAVAAGLGVLFTQFAFLGHDAAHRQIFRSGQWNDWASLVIANLFGGMSYGWWLHKHSRHHSKPNVIGTDPDMLNGVLTWETESITEPKKGVWAWLAARQGYWFFPLLCLEGLNLHANGIKTIFGRGPVKRRAIEITFVSIRLVGYVAVVFLLMPVGIGFAFLAVQLGLFGFFMGASFAPNHKGMPIVGPDVKIDFLRRQVLMSRNITGGRWVDLFMGSLNFQVEHHLFPSMPSPALRAVRPMVQEFCAERGIKYTETTLVESYGIVVRYLNTVGLAARDPFQCPLTAQFRSAR; this comes from the coding sequence ATGACGGCAAGCAGCGCGGTGATGGAGCACGACGGCACGACGTCTCCTCGTGAACGCCAGGTCAGCGACTTCGCAGCACTGACGCGGACTGTCCAAGAGACCGGGCTCATGCGTCGGCGCTACGCCTACTACTGGGGACGCTTCGCGCTCCTCGTCGCACTGCTCGCGGCGTCGGTGGCAGCGATGGTCCTCATCGGCGACTCGTGGTGGCAGCTCGCCGTCGCCGCCGGTCTGGGCGTGCTGTTCACCCAGTTCGCGTTCCTCGGCCACGATGCGGCGCACCGCCAGATCTTCCGGTCTGGTCAGTGGAACGACTGGGCGAGCCTCGTCATCGCGAACCTCTTCGGTGGGATGAGCTACGGCTGGTGGCTCCACAAGCACTCGCGCCACCACTCGAAGCCGAACGTCATCGGCACCGACCCGGACATGCTCAACGGCGTGCTCACGTGGGAGACCGAGTCGATCACGGAACCGAAGAAGGGCGTCTGGGCGTGGCTCGCAGCCCGTCAGGGCTACTGGTTCTTCCCGCTCCTCTGCCTCGAGGGGCTCAACCTCCACGCGAACGGCATCAAGACGATCTTCGGCCGCGGACCGGTCAAGCGCCGTGCCATCGAGATCACGTTCGTCAGCATCCGGCTCGTCGGCTATGTCGCAGTGGTCTTCCTCCTCATGCCGGTCGGGATCGGCTTCGCCTTCCTCGCCGTGCAGCTCGGCCTCTTCGGGTTCTTCATGGGTGCGTCGTTCGCCCCGAACCACAAGGGCATGCCGATCGTCGGCCCCGACGTCAAGATCGACTTCCTGCGCCGCCAGGTCCTCATGAGCCGCAACATCACCGGTGGCCGATGGGTCGACCTCTTCATGGGAAGCCTGAACTTCCAGGTGGAGCACCACCTCTTCCCGAGCATGCCCAGCCCGGCGCTGCGGGCCGTCCGGCCCATGGTCCAGGAGTTCTGCGCAGAGCGCGGCATCAAGTACACCGAGACGACGCTCGTCGAGTCGTACGGCATCGTCGTGCGCTACCTCAACACGGTCGGCCTCGCGGCTCGCGACCCGTTCCAGTGCCCGCTCACCGCGCAGTTCCGCTCCGCACGCTGA
- a CDS encoding SAF domain-containing protein, with amino-acid sequence MTPSSPSRTGPRTAPAPPAHPRVRRRLRTLAWRLRFALAALALGSAAAVTVHELSPARPEVASMVVADRAVAAGTSLTSADVRTVTGPPDSIPPDALRDEHDAVGRTVAVNVTPGTVLSTPVLSTDLAAQAPPGTVIAAVRLAEPALAVLLEPGMRVDLLAPATASPSTDASSEGFGQPVPGTYLARGAVVQPVPRSGSATEDGGVLSLGAAESGETTDLVLVAVSPDEAASLANMAGWSAISAVLVH; translated from the coding sequence ATGACCCCCTCTTCCCCGTCTCGGACGGGCCCACGCACCGCACCGGCACCACCTGCTCACCCGCGGGTCAGACGACGGCTGCGGACGCTCGCCTGGCGCTTGCGCTTCGCGCTGGCCGCCCTCGCGCTCGGCAGCGCCGCCGCAGTCACGGTCCACGAGCTGAGTCCGGCACGCCCTGAGGTCGCCTCGATGGTCGTCGCCGACCGGGCCGTCGCGGCCGGGACCTCGCTGACGTCCGCCGACGTCCGGACGGTCACCGGCCCGCCGGACTCGATCCCACCCGACGCGTTGCGCGACGAGCACGACGCTGTCGGACGGACCGTCGCCGTGAACGTCACTCCGGGCACGGTGCTCAGCACACCGGTGCTCAGCACCGACCTCGCCGCACAGGCCCCGCCAGGGACCGTCATCGCGGCGGTCCGCCTGGCGGAACCTGCGCTGGCCGTCCTTCTCGAGCCGGGGATGCGCGTGGACCTGCTCGCACCTGCGACGGCGAGCCCCTCGACGGACGCCTCGTCGGAGGGCTTCGGCCAGCCGGTCCCCGGGACCTACCTCGCACGCGGCGCCGTCGTCCAGCCGGTGCCCCGCTCCGGCTCCGCGACCGAGGACGGTGGCGTGCTGTCGCTCGGCGCGGCGGAATCGGGAGAAACCACCGATCTGGTCCTCGTCGCAGTCTCTCCAGACGAGGCGGCCTCGCTTGCTAACATGGCCGGCTGGAGTGCCATCAGCGCAGTCCTGGTCCACTGA
- the glp gene encoding gephyrin-like molybdotransferase Glp — MRSVQDQLAAVLAIARPVPALDVVLTDAAGCILATDIVVTEDVPSRPVATCDGYAVRAADVAGASSASPTVLPVVHDVWSAADEPFRLVPGQSVLVGSGVPMPIGADALVPVWATDRGGAKVRVSSPFGVGANVRAAGADVRAGDVALSAGTRLDARQLAFAASLGYARIRVHPAPRVVILPVGDELVQPGSSRPGVFDANGPSLRTAVQDTGAVAIQVAPVSDDQAALRDAIEDQLVRADLVITTGGLSEGSRDTLKDVLAPLGTVRFDHVAMIPGRNQGFGTLHAGIGSGPERPGDTIPVFSLPGHPVAAQISYEVFVRPALRAMAGYSEIYRPSVAAHASVGWRSPAGVRQFVPATLVGSPDEGYHVTPVGDPTRLDELSVAGLAGANALAVVAEGDTEVRFGDRVHCLVLEG, encoded by the coding sequence GTGAGGAGCGTCCAGGACCAGCTGGCGGCGGTCCTCGCGATCGCGCGTCCTGTTCCTGCTCTCGACGTGGTCCTCACCGACGCGGCCGGGTGCATCCTCGCGACCGACATCGTCGTGACGGAGGACGTCCCGTCGCGCCCCGTCGCGACGTGCGACGGCTACGCCGTGCGCGCGGCCGACGTCGCCGGAGCGAGCAGCGCGTCGCCCACGGTCCTCCCCGTGGTGCACGACGTGTGGTCCGCCGCCGACGAGCCGTTCCGTCTCGTGCCCGGTCAGAGCGTCCTGGTCGGCTCGGGCGTCCCCATGCCGATCGGCGCGGACGCGCTCGTGCCGGTCTGGGCGACGGACCGCGGTGGGGCGAAGGTGCGTGTGAGCTCGCCGTTCGGGGTCGGCGCCAACGTGCGCGCGGCCGGCGCGGACGTCCGGGCCGGTGACGTGGCGCTCAGCGCGGGGACGCGTCTCGACGCCCGCCAGCTCGCGTTCGCCGCGAGCCTCGGGTACGCGCGGATCCGCGTGCATCCCGCCCCTCGTGTCGTCATCTTGCCGGTCGGCGACGAGCTCGTGCAGCCTGGGTCGTCACGGCCCGGCGTGTTCGACGCGAACGGGCCCTCGTTGCGGACCGCGGTCCAGGACACGGGGGCGGTGGCGATCCAGGTCGCCCCGGTGAGCGACGACCAGGCCGCGCTGCGCGACGCGATCGAGGACCAGCTCGTGCGAGCCGACCTCGTCATCACGACCGGCGGTCTGAGCGAGGGCTCGCGCGACACGCTCAAAGACGTGCTCGCCCCTCTGGGCACCGTGCGGTTCGACCATGTCGCGATGATCCCGGGGCGCAACCAGGGCTTCGGCACCCTCCATGCGGGGATCGGGAGCGGCCCGGAGCGTCCGGGCGACACGATCCCGGTCTTCTCGTTGCCGGGGCACCCTGTCGCTGCGCAGATCTCCTACGAGGTCTTCGTCCGCCCTGCGCTGCGCGCGATGGCCGGGTACTCGGAGATCTACCGACCGTCGGTGGCCGCGCACGCGTCGGTGGGGTGGCGCAGCCCGGCGGGGGTCCGCCAGTTCGTCCCTGCGACGCTCGTCGGCTCGCCGGACGAGGGATATCACGTGACGCCGGTCGGGGACCCCACCCGGCTCGACGAGCTCTCGGTAGCCGGTCTCGCCGGGGCGAACGCCCTCGCGGTCGTCGCGGAGGGCGACACGGAGGTGCGGTTCGGCGACCGGGTGCACTGCCTCGTGCTCGAGGGGTGA
- a CDS encoding GNAT family N-acetyltransferase, producing the protein MNLFRRSPWWPVTLRDDSRAGSPSDAVILRPLTRADERDWLHLRALNAEWLGKWDATTPEIEPDGLVGPAVVVQAPRRGRPIGPVLRAPRFPEYVNILETAARDGSTLPFAIEIDGELVGQLTVSSITYGSLCSASIGYWVSEHVAGRGITPTAVAMAADYCFFELGLHRIEVNIRPENAPSLRVAEKLGLRDEGLRRGYLHIQGVWRDHRAFALTADEVPEGLLARWRAAPRAGTGVLRHDAR; encoded by the coding sequence ATGAACCTCTTCCGTCGCTCCCCGTGGTGGCCCGTGACCCTGCGCGACGACAGCCGTGCCGGGTCGCCGAGCGACGCCGTGATCCTCAGGCCTCTCACCCGAGCAGACGAGCGCGACTGGCTGCACCTGCGCGCCCTCAACGCGGAGTGGCTCGGGAAGTGGGACGCGACGACCCCGGAGATCGAGCCCGACGGGCTCGTCGGACCCGCCGTGGTGGTGCAGGCTCCCCGTCGTGGCAGGCCGATCGGGCCCGTCCTGCGCGCACCGCGCTTTCCCGAGTACGTGAACATCCTCGAGACGGCTGCGCGCGACGGCTCGACGCTGCCGTTCGCCATCGAGATCGACGGCGAGCTCGTCGGACAGCTGACGGTCTCCTCGATCACGTACGGGTCCTTGTGCTCGGCGAGCATCGGGTACTGGGTGAGCGAGCACGTCGCCGGCCGCGGCATCACCCCGACCGCGGTCGCGATGGCTGCGGACTACTGCTTCTTCGAGCTCGGTCTCCATCGGATCGAGGTGAACATCCGCCCGGAGAACGCCCCGAGCCTGCGGGTGGCGGAGAAGCTCGGTCTGCGCGACGAAGGGCTGCGGAGGGGATACCTGCACATCCAGGGCGTGTGGCGCGACCATCGTGCGTTCGCTCTCACCGCCGACGAAGTGCCGGAGGGCCTGCTCGCCCGGTGGCGTGCCGCTCCTCGCGCAGGCACCGGCGTCCTGCGTCATGACGCCCGCTAG